Part of the Mesotoga infera genome, TTCTGAACACGACGCGTGTTGTCGAAGGGAAATCTGAAGAAGATAATGCTTCAAATGCAGTCTCTGCTTTGGAGGGAGATACTCCCGTCGTCCTAATGAAAGGCGACATCAATACCACCGTTTTTCTGAGAGAGCTCTTCAAGAGCCCCAGGGTAAAGGCTAGCGGAAGGCTAATAAGTCACATTTCCTGTATGGAGGTTCCCGAGCATCCTAGGCTGCTTTTCATAACTGATGGGACGGTCAACGTTGCGCCTGATTTGAAGGAGAAGGCAGAGATACTCAGGAATGCCGTCGAGTTTGCAAGATCGATCGGAATAAGTGAACCAAGGGTCGCGGTAATCGGCATAAACGAGCGAGTGTCGGTAGCAAATCGCGACCTCGTTGAAGGAGCCGTGTTATCGAAAATGGCTGAAAGAGGGCAATTTGGAGTGTGTCTCGTAGACGGCCCCATGCCCATAGATACTGCCCTGAAAAAGGAAGCGGCACTGAAGAAGGGAATTACGTCTAAGGTCGGAGGCGAGGCCGACATACTGATCTGTTCTAATCTTGAATCAGCGGCCAACCTTATTAAAGGGCTCGTACATCTAGGAAAGTCCAAGACGGCCGGGCTCCTTTTGGGAGCAGGATTCCCCGTTGTTCTCACATCGAGGAGCGACAATGAATTCGCAAAAGCGGTGTCGCTCTCAATGGCACTAGTGAGTGCGGTGGGCTGAGGTGAAAGAGATGGCAGTAAGCTTTATGGTGGCCAACGAGGATATTCCGGCCAGTGCAAAGGTCACTGGCCTCACCGGCAGGTTGGAAGAGACGCTCGCCGCAGTGGCGGGTGCCGGTTTCAACTCTTTTGAGCTCATGATCGCCGAACCCGAAAAAGTGGATGTTGAAAAATTGAA contains:
- a CDS encoding phosphate butyryltransferase, translated to MINSLSEFILEASKLQKRVRVNCVQPHDRKTMKAIESTASSNGNFEFTLFGRLEEIKEAASEGFLNTTRVVEGKSEEDNASNAVSALEGDTPVVLMKGDINTTVFLRELFKSPRVKASGRLISHISCMEVPEHPRLLFITDGTVNVAPDLKEKAEILRNAVEFARSIGISEPRVAVIGINERVSVANRDLVEGAVLSKMAERGQFGVCLVDGPMPIDTALKKEAALKKGITSKVGGEADILICSNLESAANLIKGLVHLGKSKTAGLLLGAGFPVVLTSRSDNEFAKAVSLSMALVSAVG